A genomic window from Treponema maltophilum ATCC 51939 includes:
- the prfA gene encoding peptide chain release factor 1 → MQTRFEELNQIIQDPELIKNPKKYKETMREHAYLSEVNEAFGEYKKLLQGIEDAKHLITEESDHDMKEFAREELKELEEKQPGVEEKLKLLLIPPDPLEEKNIIMEIRGGAGGDEASLFAADLFRMYTRYADMKGWSYEIMNANETEVGGYKEISFSISGKYVYGSLRYEGGVHRVQRVPETESQGRVHTSAVTVAVLPEAEETEIEIKPEDLRIDVMRAGGPGGQCVNTTDSAVRLTHLPTGLVVIQQDEKSQIKNKAKALRVLRARLFDLEESKKNAERAAARKSMVGTGERSERIRTYNFPQNRVTDHRINLTLYKLDQIMQGFCDELIDALCIYAKEERLKNG, encoded by the coding sequence ATGCAAACGCGGTTCGAGGAACTGAATCAAATTATTCAGGACCCGGAGTTGATAAAAAATCCGAAAAAATATAAAGAAACCATGCGCGAGCACGCTTATTTAAGCGAAGTAAACGAAGCTTTCGGCGAATATAAAAAATTGCTTCAGGGAATTGAGGACGCAAAGCATCTTATTACCGAAGAAAGCGATCACGACATGAAAGAATTTGCGCGGGAAGAATTAAAGGAGCTGGAAGAAAAACAGCCCGGCGTCGAAGAAAAACTGAAGCTTCTTTTGATTCCGCCCGATCCGCTTGAAGAAAAAAATATCATTATGGAAATCCGCGGGGGCGCCGGCGGAGACGAAGCGTCCCTTTTTGCGGCCGACCTTTTCCGCATGTACACGCGCTATGCCGACATGAAGGGCTGGTCGTATGAAATCATGAATGCAAACGAAACCGAAGTGGGCGGCTATAAGGAAATCTCTTTTTCAATAAGCGGAAAATACGTATATGGCAGTTTGCGCTATGAAGGCGGCGTGCACCGCGTTCAGCGCGTGCCGGAAACCGAATCGCAGGGGCGCGTGCATACGAGTGCCGTTACGGTGGCGGTTTTGCCGGAAGCCGAAGAAACCGAAATAGAAATAAAGCCTGAAGATTTGCGCATCGACGTTATGAGGGCGGGCGGCCCGGGCGGACAGTGCGTCAACACAACCGATTCGGCGGTGCGGCTTACCCACTTGCCGACGGGGCTCGTCGTCATTCAGCAGGACGAAAAAAGTCAGATAAAAAACAAGGCAAAAGCTTTGCGCGTTTTGCGTGCGCGGCTTTTCGATTTGGAAGAATCGAAAAAAAATGCCGAACGTGCGGCCGCACGCAAAAGCATGGTCGGAACGGGCGAACGTTCCGAAAGAATCCGCACGTACAATTTTCCGCAAAACCGCGTAACCGATCACCGCATAAACCTTACGCTGTACAAGCTCGACCAGATTATGCAGGGTTTTTGCGACGAACTCATAGACGCGCTGTGCATTTATGCAAAGGAAGAGCGGCTGAAAAACGGCTAG
- the rd gene encoding rubredoxin, with protein MAKYVCTVCGYEYDPAVGDPDGSIAPGTAFEDIPDDWVCPVCGVGKDSFSKVE; from the coding sequence ATGGCAAAATATGTATGCACGGTTTGCGGGTATGAATACGACCCGGCCGTAGGCGATCCGGACGGCAGCATTGCACCCGGCACGGCTTTTGAAGATATTCCCGACGATTGGGTATGCCCCGTATGCGGAGTCGGAAAAGACAGTTTTTCAAAAGTCGAATAA
- a CDS encoding DNA-deoxyinosine glycosylase, which produces MKVRGTTKGTGTAVQDVRIVHPFAPVYDGSSRILILGTMPSPVSRESGFYYGHGQNRFWPVLAAVFSEPIPETTEQKRALVLRHGIALWDVLYSCRISGANDASIKEPVANDLRIFPHIRRIYTTGKTAWTLYNDLCFPLTNIPAVCLPSTSAANRGRWPLEKLIDAYKVIAK; this is translated from the coding sequence ATGAAAGTACGCGGGACAACAAAGGGAACCGGCACGGCTGTGCAGGATGTGCGGATCGTCCATCCCTTTGCCCCCGTTTACGACGGCAGTTCGCGCATTCTTATTTTGGGAACAATGCCGTCGCCCGTTTCGCGCGAAAGCGGCTTTTACTACGGGCACGGACAAAACCGCTTTTGGCCGGTGCTCGCCGCCGTCTTTTCCGAACCGATTCCCGAAACAACCGAACAAAAGCGCGCTTTGGTTTTGCGTCACGGCATCGCCTTGTGGGACGTTTTGTATTCATGCCGAATATCGGGTGCAAACGACGCTTCCATAAAAGAACCCGTCGCAAACGATTTGCGCATTTTTCCGCACATACGGCGCATATACACAACCGGTAAAACGGCGTGGACGCTGTACAACGACTTGTGCTTTCCGCTCACGAACATTCCGGCCGTCTGCCTCCCGTCCACGAGCGCCGCAAACCGCGGCCGCTGGCCCCTCGAAAAACTCATCGACGCGTATAAAGTTATCGCAAAATAA
- a CDS encoding O-acetylhomoserine aminocarboxypropyltransferase/cysteine synthase family protein yields MHIETQCLHAGYTPENGAPQVMPIVQSTTYRFDSTEHIARLFDMPTEYMYSRISNPTCDAVEKKLAALEGGVGAMLTSSGQAASLLSVLNLCSAGDSFVSASTIYGGTVNLFAVTLKKFGIECIWVDADAPAETIRAAFKPNTKAFFCETLANPALAVCDIEKLAHIAHENGVPLIVDNTFATPYLCRPIEWGADIVVHSTTKYLDGHALQVGGVIIDSGKFDWASAHKKSGKYADFIEPDDSYHGVVYTREFGNLAYIIKARMQLMRDFGCYPSAHSAFLLNLGLETIPVRMKQYCENALRVAEFFKNSPKIESVRYPGLIGDKYYKVAQKYLPLGASGVVSITVKGGRSGAVRFMDALKLASNVVHVADIRTCVLHPASATHRQLTDEQLKAAGIDGGLVRFSCGLENVQDIIDDIERALEKV; encoded by the coding sequence ATGCACATAGAAACACAATGCCTGCATGCAGGCTATACGCCCGAAAACGGCGCTCCGCAGGTTATGCCGATTGTTCAAAGCACAACGTACCGTTTCGATTCCACCGAACATATCGCCCGCCTTTTCGATATGCCGACCGAATATATGTATTCGCGCATATCCAATCCCACCTGCGATGCGGTCGAAAAAAAACTTGCAGCCCTTGAAGGCGGCGTCGGCGCAATGCTTACGTCCAGCGGTCAGGCGGCTTCTTTGCTGTCCGTTTTGAACCTTTGTTCGGCAGGCGACAGTTTTGTTTCCGCGTCGACGATATACGGCGGCACCGTCAACCTTTTTGCCGTAACCTTAAAGAAGTTCGGCATCGAATGCATATGGGTCGACGCCGACGCTCCGGCCGAAACCATACGGGCGGCTTTTAAACCGAACACCAAAGCGTTTTTTTGCGAAACGCTTGCAAACCCCGCTTTAGCCGTCTGCGATATCGAAAAACTTGCGCACATCGCTCACGAAAACGGCGTTCCGCTCATTGTCGACAATACCTTTGCGACGCCGTATTTGTGCCGGCCTATAGAATGGGGCGCGGACATCGTCGTTCATTCCACGACAAAATATTTGGACGGACATGCGCTGCAAGTCGGCGGCGTGATCATCGATTCGGGAAAATTCGACTGGGCCTCCGCGCATAAAAAAAGCGGCAAGTACGCCGACTTTATCGAGCCGGACGACAGCTATCACGGCGTCGTGTATACGCGGGAGTTCGGCAATCTTGCCTACATTATAAAAGCGCGTATGCAGCTGATGCGGGATTTCGGTTGTTACCCGTCGGCGCATTCGGCTTTTTTATTGAATTTGGGTTTGGAAACGATTCCTGTGCGCATGAAGCAATACTGTGAAAACGCGTTGCGTGTTGCCGAGTTTTTTAAAAACTCGCCTAAAATCGAATCGGTGCGCTATCCCGGCCTTATAGGCGACAAGTATTACAAGGTCGCGCAAAAATACCTTCCGCTCGGCGCAAGCGGCGTTGTCAGCATAACGGTAAAGGGCGGACGATCCGGTGCCGTGCGCTTTATGGATGCGCTGAAGCTTGCTTCGAACGTCGTACACGTTGCCGACATCAGAACCTGCGTGCTTCATCCGGCTTCGGCTACGCACCGCCAGCTTACGGACGAACAGCTGAAAGCGGCCGGAATCGACGGCGGTTTGGTGCGCTTTTCGTGCGGACTTGAAAACGTGCAGGATATTATCGACGATATAGAGCGCGCGCTCGAAAAGGTGTAA
- a CDS encoding methyl-accepting chemotaxis protein codes for MQKSKKMFSIRKKLLIVFGLLLIIAVAIQGAVATRMGRQAVKERVSTSLIDKASDTAEIIDLRMQVFLRFIQDLAGMPAIRNPSISPRDKVELLKKESARNDQIIELDIADLKGNFYSVDGNIYDVRERPYFKAASAGKPFISEPYYEFANHTLVFTIAVPIYDDNRNIIGILTADAPGMKFTDDIADIVVGDTGYCFILGADGVAVAHKNKELVSRQENFTLNKENNEELFSINEFAKKAISSTESSVGYYTFGGNNNIASYAEMKTTGWTVIISAPVDEFMGSVTLLGYSMAVLSVILLVVALVFIFFIAQAMVNPVRTIVAALKNIAQGEGDLTVRLPLIGNDEITELSEYFNQTITKIGSSIKAVETNSRTMRDVGNELASNMTETASAVNQISANIEGVKQQTLTQAASVTETASTIEEIIRTIENLNGSIETQAASVAQSSAAIEEMVANIDSISRTLEKTDTVIKDLASATSDGKETLVSSGNITQTIAEESGSLMEASNVIQHIASQTNLLAMNAAIEAAHAGEAGKGFAVVADEIRKLAEESSAQGKTITSTLKNLSSEIETLSSAAKTVEEKFNIIFTLSEQVKQMSARLTEAMREQGNASKEVLTAIKDINAVTVQVSEGSTEMLKGGKEMAKEMNKLDDLTRVITDSMNEMAAGATQINNAIQEVSQITEKNRQSIGNLADEVKKFKV; via the coding sequence ATGCAAAAGTCAAAGAAAATGTTTTCGATCCGAAAAAAACTGCTTATTGTTTTCGGACTATTGCTTATTATCGCGGTAGCGATTCAGGGCGCCGTTGCAACACGGATGGGGCGGCAAGCCGTTAAAGAAAGGGTTTCGACAAGCCTTATAGATAAAGCTTCCGATACGGCGGAAATTATCGATTTGAGAATGCAGGTCTTTTTGCGATTTATCCAAGATTTGGCCGGCATGCCCGCTATACGGAATCCGTCCATTTCCCCCAGAGACAAGGTGGAACTGCTGAAAAAAGAATCTGCGCGAAATGATCAAATAATCGAATTGGATATTGCGGATTTAAAAGGCAATTTTTACTCCGTTGACGGAAATATTTACGACGTAAGAGAGCGGCCATATTTTAAAGCGGCTTCCGCAGGAAAACCTTTTATATCCGAACCGTATTATGAATTTGCGAATCATACGCTCGTGTTTACAATTGCCGTACCTATTTATGATGACAATCGCAACATCATCGGCATATTGACGGCCGATGCTCCGGGAATGAAGTTCACCGACGATATCGCCGACATTGTCGTAGGGGATACCGGCTATTGCTTCATTTTGGGAGCGGACGGAGTTGCCGTTGCCCACAAAAACAAAGAGTTGGTTTCCCGGCAGGAAAACTTCACCTTAAATAAAGAAAACAATGAGGAACTTTTTTCCATTAATGAATTTGCAAAAAAAGCGATCAGCTCGACCGAGTCGTCTGTCGGTTATTATACTTTCGGCGGGAACAACAACATTGCTTCATACGCCGAAATGAAGACAACCGGCTGGACCGTTATCATCAGTGCGCCTGTTGATGAGTTTATGGGTAGCGTAACCCTGTTGGGCTATTCCATGGCCGTTTTGAGCGTTATACTTTTGGTCGTCGCCCTCGTTTTTATATTTTTTATCGCACAAGCGATGGTGAATCCGGTCAGAACGATTGTAGCGGCGCTTAAAAATATTGCGCAGGGCGAAGGCGATTTGACGGTACGTTTGCCGCTCATCGGCAATGACGAAATTACCGAACTTTCGGAATATTTTAATCAGACGATTACAAAAATAGGCTCATCGATTAAAGCCGTTGAAACGAACAGCCGGACGATGAGAGATGTCGGCAACGAACTTGCAAGCAATATGACCGAAACGGCGAGCGCTGTAAATCAAATCAGCGCAAATATCGAAGGCGTAAAACAGCAAACGCTCACTCAAGCCGCAAGCGTTACCGAAACGGCATCAACCATCGAAGAAATCATTCGTACAATAGAAAACCTTAACGGAAGCATCGAAACGCAGGCGGCAAGCGTCGCCCAATCTTCGGCTGCAATCGAAGAAATGGTCGCAAACATCGATTCCATTTCGCGCACGCTCGAAAAAACCGATACCGTCATAAAAGACCTTGCATCGGCAACTTCGGACGGTAAAGAAACCTTGGTCAGTTCGGGCAACATTACACAAACGATTGCCGAAGAATCCGGCAGCCTGATGGAAGCGTCGAACGTCATTCAGCACATTGCGAGCCAAACGAACCTCCTTGCAATGAACGCCGCAATAGAAGCCGCCCATGCGGGCGAAGCGGGAAAAGGTTTTGCCGTTGTTGCCGACGAAATCCGCAAGCTCGCCGAAGAATCGAGCGCTCAGGGTAAAACCATCACCTCGACACTTAAAAATCTGAGCAGCGAAATCGAAACGCTTTCATCGGCAGCCAAAACTGTCGAAGAAAAATTCAACATTATCTTTACGCTTTCCGAGCAGGTAAAACAGATGAGCGCCCGCTTAACCGAAGCGATGCGCGAACAGGGCAACGCCAGCAAGGAAGTTCTTACCGCGATAAAAGACATCAACGCGGTTACCGTTCAGGTAAGCGAGGGTTCGACCGAAATGCTTAAAGGCGGCAAGGAAATGGCGAAAGAGATGAATAAGCTCGACGATCTGACGCGCGTGATAACCGACAGCATGAATGAGATGGCCGCCGGAGCAACTCAAATAAACAACGCCATACAGGAAGTAAGTCAGATTACCGAAAAGAACCGGCAAAGTATCGGCAATTTGGCGGACGAAGTTAAAAAATTCAAAGTATAA
- a CDS encoding BrnT family toxin encodes MPKGELIIDGRFEWWSEKNEANIINHGYSFKEIEAVFDDPYFYEMYDRKHSDESQTRYFGLGCIADKFLALQVSFTEKERIHLITARDATPKEREKYYERLRKIYHKM; translated from the coding sequence ATGCCAAAAGGTGAGTTGATTATAGACGGTCGTTTTGAGTGGTGGTCTGAAAAAAACGAGGCAAATATAATAAATCACGGTTATTCGTTCAAAGAAATTGAAGCCGTTTTTGATGATCCGTATTTTTATGAGATGTACGATAGAAAACATTCTGACGAAAGTCAAACGAGATATTTTGGATTAGGGTGCATTGCAGATAAATTTCTGGCATTGCAAGTAAGCTTTACAGAAAAAGAGCGAATACATCTCATTACGGCAAGAGATGCAACGCCGAAAGAACGGGAGAAATACTATGAACGACTTAGAAAAATTTATCACAAAATGTGA
- a CDS encoding endonuclease/exonuclease/phosphatase family protein, protein MKNTRKGCGGKKTCVQSCTLAAFVRILCLCFAVFVSGSCASESRSVRIISWNVQTFFDAHTCGTEYKEFRASGGAWNREKYERRLENLCGFIKEHPADIYVFEEVENEEVLQDIVNLCAGFSVFSQSRPQAIFAFDEGGSLGIAVLSRLPIHEAAVHQIDIRALFDGGGALNRVSQPPLRPLLEVHAESGGRPFVLFACHWKSKSGGAQKSELWRDLQECLLARRIREVASAYPSEPLIVCGDFNRALEEFNIEEDAVKGKTVSMAYDLQPQKAETEREHAELLSAWFIGGGSGSYYFRETWEKIDHFFYNEFVFAPAFSVLDSGPHTQPGGIPFRYDLYKGAGYSDHLPLSFDFFTEQPKSTGR, encoded by the coding sequence ATGAAAAACACGCGGAAAGGATGCGGCGGTAAAAAGACTTGCGTACAAAGCTGCACACTTGCGGCGTTTGTACGCATTTTGTGCCTGTGCTTTGCAGTCTTTGTTTCGGGAAGCTGCGCGTCCGAAAGCCGGAGCGTCCGCATTATCAGCTGGAACGTGCAAACTTTTTTCGATGCGCATACGTGCGGAACCGAATACAAGGAATTCCGCGCTTCGGGCGGCGCGTGGAACCGCGAAAAATACGAGCGACGTTTGGAAAATCTGTGCGGCTTTATTAAAGAGCATCCCGCGGACATCTATGTATTCGAAGAAGTGGAAAACGAAGAGGTTTTGCAGGATATCGTAAATCTGTGCGCAGGTTTTTCCGTTTTTTCGCAATCACGGCCGCAAGCGATTTTTGCATTTGACGAGGGCGGAAGTTTGGGCATTGCCGTTTTGTCGCGGCTTCCGATACACGAAGCTGCGGTTCACCAAATCGACATACGCGCGCTCTTTGACGGGGGCGGCGCCTTGAATCGTGTAAGTCAGCCTCCGCTCCGGCCTTTGCTCGAAGTGCACGCCGAAAGCGGCGGGCGGCCTTTTGTTCTTTTTGCCTGCCACTGGAAGTCGAAAAGCGGCGGCGCACAAAAAAGCGAATTGTGGCGCGATTTGCAGGAATGTTTACTTGCGCGGCGTATCCGCGAGGTTGCAAGCGCGTATCCTTCCGAGCCCCTTATCGTCTGCGGCGATTTTAACCGCGCGCTCGAAGAATTCAACATTGAAGAAGACGCCGTAAAGGGAAAAACCGTGTCCATGGCGTATGACTTGCAGCCGCAAAAAGCGGAAACGGAACGGGAGCATGCCGAACTTTTATCCGCATGGTTTATCGGCGGCGGATCGGGTTCGTATTATTTTCGGGAAACATGGGAAAAAATCGATCACTTTTTTTATAACGAGTTTGTTTTTGCGCCGGCCTTTTCGGTACTCGACAGCGGGCCGCATACGCAACCGGGCGGAATTCCGTTCCGCTACGATCTGTACAAGGGCGCAGGCTACTCCGACCATTTGCCGCTGTCTTTCGATTTTTTTACGGAACAACCGAAAAGCACCGGCCGGTAA
- the sdaAB gene encoding L-serine ammonia-lyase, iron-sulfur-dependent subunit beta, whose translation MDISVFQVTGPIMTGPSSSHTAGAARLGRIASAIARPPFAKVRFGLYGSFAETYRGHGTDKALVAGVLGFFEDDERIADSFAYAREAGLQYEFYEADLEGMHENSVKITFIKDGGTQTDIVGSSIGGGRILIKSINGFDTEFAAETNTLVVVQKDVPGVISEISSILAQNKINIAVMKVSRTEKGGTACCVIETDSPVDSGIKEKLDRSANVVSVTVIDLQEKYVSEF comes from the coding sequence ATGGATATAAGCGTTTTTCAAGTTACCGGCCCTATTATGACAGGCCCCTCAAGTTCGCACACGGCGGGTGCCGCACGCTTGGGCAGAATTGCATCGGCGATCGCCCGCCCGCCTTTTGCGAAAGTGCGCTTCGGTTTGTACGGCAGCTTTGCCGAAACCTACCGCGGACACGGCACCGACAAGGCCTTGGTTGCCGGCGTCTTGGGCTTTTTTGAAGACGACGAACGCATTGCCGACTCGTTTGCCTATGCGCGCGAAGCCGGTTTGCAGTACGAATTTTATGAAGCCGATTTGGAAGGCATGCACGAAAATTCGGTAAAAATAACGTTTATAAAAGACGGCGGCACGCAAACCGACATCGTCGGTTCTTCGATCGGCGGGGGCCGCATTTTGATTAAGTCGATAAACGGCTTCGACACGGAATTCGCCGCGGAAACGAATACGCTGGTAGTTGTGCAAAAAGACGTTCCCGGCGTTATCAGCGAAATTTCAAGCATATTGGCGCAAAACAAGATAAATATTGCGGTTATGAAAGTGAGCCGCACCGAAAAAGGCGGCACGGCGTGCTGCGTTATAGAAACGGACTCCCCGGTGGACAGCGGCATAAAAGAAAAGCTCGACCGGTCGGCGAACGTCGTTTCGGTAACGGTTATCGATTTGCAGGAAAAATATGTATCAGAATTTTGA
- the ychF gene encoding redox-regulated ATPase YchF translates to MALNCGIAGLPNVGKSTIFSALTSAPAEAANYPFCTINPNIGIVDLPDERLDFLFEKFASKRRVPASVEFVDIAGLVKGASKGEGLGNQFLAHIREVGILAHVVRCFDNDDIVHVANKIDPADDIETINMELAFADLDTVEKRIEKANRAARVMGKDEQKKAAVILSALDKIKPLLENGKSARFASLTDDEKEAVYDLHLITMKPQLYVCNTDEEGAKNGNRYIETVKKIAASERFADGSASDVVVICGKFEAELAGIESEAERSEFLSELGLKESGLSVLARTAYRLLGLRTFFTAGEDECRAWTIRAGDTAPQAAGVIHTDFEKGFVKAEVYSFEDFKTYGSEAAIKAAGKYRVEGRDYVVQDGDVIFFKFNVTK, encoded by the coding sequence ATGGCTCTTAATTGCGGTATTGCCGGATTGCCGAATGTAGGCAAATCGACCATTTTTTCCGCACTTACGTCGGCTCCCGCCGAAGCGGCGAATTATCCTTTTTGCACGATAAATCCGAATATCGGTATTGTGGATTTGCCCGACGAAAGGCTCGATTTTTTATTTGAAAAATTCGCTTCAAAACGACGCGTTCCGGCTTCCGTCGAATTTGTCGATATTGCCGGTTTGGTAAAAGGCGCGTCGAAGGGCGAAGGGCTGGGAAATCAGTTTTTGGCACATATACGCGAAGTCGGCATTTTGGCGCACGTTGTGCGCTGCTTCGACAACGACGATATTGTGCATGTGGCAAACAAGATAGATCCGGCCGACGATATCGAAACGATCAATATGGAACTTGCCTTTGCCGATTTGGATACGGTCGAAAAGCGCATTGAAAAGGCGAACCGCGCCGCACGCGTTATGGGTAAAGACGAGCAAAAAAAAGCTGCGGTTATATTGTCGGCTTTGGATAAAATAAAACCGCTTTTGGAAAACGGCAAAAGCGCGCGCTTCGCTTCGTTAACCGACGACGAAAAAGAGGCCGTGTACGATCTGCATCTTATAACAATGAAGCCGCAGCTGTACGTATGCAATACGGATGAAGAAGGCGCAAAAAACGGCAACCGCTATATAGAAACCGTAAAAAAGATCGCGGCTTCCGAACGCTTTGCCGACGGCAGCGCTTCGGACGTAGTCGTTATCTGCGGAAAATTCGAAGCCGAACTTGCCGGCATAGAAAGCGAAGCCGAGCGCAGCGAATTTTTAAGCGAACTGGGACTGAAAGAGTCCGGCTTGAGCGTTTTGGCGCGGACGGCTTATCGTCTTTTGGGACTGCGCACGTTTTTTACCGCCGGCGAAGACGAGTGCCGCGCATGGACAATCCGCGCGGGAGATACCGCGCCCCAAGCGGCCGGCGTTATTCACACCGATTTTGAAAAAGGCTTTGTAAAAGCCGAAGTGTATTCGTTTGAAGATTTTAAAACCTACGGATCGGAAGCCGCTATAAAGGCCGCCGGAAAATACCGCGTCGAAGGGCGCGACTATGTCGTCCAAGACGGCGACGTTATATTTTTCAAATTTAATGTAACGAAATAG
- a CDS encoding radical SAM protein: MLLTNVMRFFLAHQIQPFIFQQAKDFLPDMNVPHFGLYVHIPFCKVLCPFCPYYKIHYEADTASSYLQALLREIDMVARKLFQSKKQQVTSLYFGGGSPALMIDDLHTIRNKINTHFEIEGNTGIELHPRDVRYDTAAKLADAGFDMVSIGIQSFDERLLSNLKRESIDADVIFASLRSNKFKAVDVDLIFGIPGQTEKDLQCDFIKAVELGATQISTYPFIDFSYADNSQKPQGHTKQKKLLSVLLETADKMNFTRTSVWTFGKKECPRYSSITRDCFLGFGPSATSLGKEAFKVNTFSVDEYIRGIEKNTIPTALKMQFTARTRKLYWLFWNCYNGTLYESEYAALFLSELKKDFSFWLQLGTITGLLQKTDFGWRLTDKGSYYFHWVEQEYTHQYIDKTWDTAMHNPWPEKLKLY; this comes from the coding sequence ATGCTTTTAACAAATGTAATGCGCTTTTTTTTAGCTCATCAGATACAACCTTTTATATTTCAACAGGCTAAAGATTTTTTACCGGATATGAATGTTCCACATTTCGGTTTATATGTACATATTCCGTTTTGTAAAGTGCTTTGCCCTTTTTGTCCGTATTACAAAATTCATTATGAGGCCGATACGGCTTCTTCTTATTTGCAAGCATTACTGCGTGAAATTGATATGGTTGCACGGAAGCTTTTTCAATCTAAAAAACAACAAGTAACCAGTCTTTATTTCGGCGGCGGGAGTCCCGCGTTAATGATTGATGATCTTCATACCATTCGGAATAAAATAAATACTCATTTTGAGATAGAAGGAAATACCGGTATAGAATTACATCCGCGCGATGTGCGGTATGATACCGCCGCAAAACTTGCCGATGCCGGTTTTGACATGGTAAGTATCGGGATTCAGTCATTTGATGAAAGATTATTATCAAATTTAAAGAGAGAGAGCATTGATGCCGATGTCATATTTGCATCACTACGAAGTAATAAATTTAAAGCCGTTGATGTAGATTTAATTTTCGGTATTCCCGGACAAACTGAAAAAGATTTACAATGTGATTTTATTAAAGCGGTAGAACTCGGTGCTACACAAATTTCCACCTATCCGTTTATTGATTTTTCTTATGCTGATAATTCCCAAAAACCTCAAGGTCATACAAAACAAAAAAAGCTGTTATCGGTTCTTTTGGAAACGGCTGACAAAATGAATTTTACGCGAACATCGGTTTGGACATTCGGTAAAAAAGAATGTCCGCGTTATTCGTCAATTACCAGAGATTGTTTTCTCGGCTTTGGACCAAGCGCCACCTCCTTAGGCAAAGAAGCGTTTAAAGTAAATACTTTTTCAGTTGATGAATACATTAGAGGAATAGAAAAAAATACAATACCGACAGCATTAAAAATGCAATTTACTGCGAGAACACGTAAATTATATTGGCTTTTTTGGAATTGTTATAACGGTACATTATATGAATCGGAATATGCGGCTTTATTCTTATCTGAACTTAAAAAGGATTTTTCTTTTTGGCTGCAACTTGGAACTATAACGGGTTTATTACAAAAAACCGACTTCGGCTGGCGGCTTACCGATAAAGGAAGCTATTATTTTCATTGGGTGGAACAAGAGTACACACATCAATACATCGATAAAACATGGGATACCGCCATGCACAATCCCTGGCCTGAAAAATTGAAACTGTATTAG
- the sdaAA gene encoding L-serine ammonia-lyase, iron-sulfur-dependent, subunit alpha, which translates to MYQNFEQLLSLCSEKKEALWRIILENECTVQNTTENAVFAELDKRFTVMEESAAKALDKPLATAGNLISGYACRHNAYNKKTPGLCGTFINRVIALALSVSEVNASMGRICAAPTAGASGIIPAVLIALKEREVFSSSADTAGAAGRKKILKALLTASGIGAVIVKNATVSGAEGGCQAECASAAGMASAAAVEFAGGTPAQSLDAFCFCLMNAMGLICDPVAGLVQVPCAQRNASQAVNALLSADMALAGMTSPIPADEVLEAMYRVGKMLPFELKETARGGIAATKTGKLLRKTLLNG; encoded by the coding sequence ATGTATCAGAATTTTGAACAGCTTTTATCGCTGTGTTCCGAAAAAAAAGAAGCGCTGTGGCGCATCATTTTGGAAAACGAATGCACCGTGCAAAATACGACGGAAAATGCCGTTTTTGCCGAACTTGACAAGCGCTTTACCGTCATGGAAGAATCGGCCGCCAAGGCTTTGGATAAGCCGCTTGCCACCGCCGGCAATCTTATAAGCGGTTATGCCTGCCGGCATAATGCATACAATAAAAAAACGCCGGGTTTATGCGGCACCTTTATCAATCGGGTTATCGCCCTTGCGCTTTCGGTCAGCGAAGTAAACGCTTCGATGGGGCGCATTTGCGCCGCGCCGACCGCCGGAGCAAGCGGCATTATTCCGGCCGTTCTTATCGCGCTGAAAGAGCGGGAAGTATTCTCTTCTTCGGCCGATACAGCGGGCGCAGCGGGACGCAAAAAGATTCTTAAAGCCCTGCTGACCGCTTCGGGCATAGGAGCCGTCATCGTTAAAAACGCAACCGTATCGGGTGCCGAAGGCGGCTGCCAAGCCGAATGCGCTTCGGCTGCGGGAATGGCCTCCGCCGCGGCGGTCGAGTTTGCCGGAGGCACGCCCGCGCAAAGTCTCGACGCGTTTTGCTTTTGCCTCATGAACGCTATGGGCCTTATCTGCGATCCGGTTGCGGGCTTGGTACAGGTGCCCTGCGCACAGCGGAACGCAAGCCAAGCCGTAAATGCCCTGCTCAGCGCCGACATGGCTCTTGCGGGTATGACAAGCCCCATCCCGGCCGATGAAGTGCTCGAAGCGATGTACCGCGTCGGCAAAATGCTTCCCTTTGAATTGAAAGAAACGGCGCGCGGCGGCATCGCCGCAACTAAAACCGGCAAGCTGCTGCGTAAAACCCTGCTGAACGGATAA